A single region of the Gasterosteus aculeatus chromosome 1, fGasAcu3.hap1.1, whole genome shotgun sequence genome encodes:
- the LOC120826823 gene encoding von Willebrand factor A domain-containing protein 5A isoform X2, protein MMVSCCGLITSQKEPVPLKSVEVELEVKDHVATVVSTLNYHNQEDKPLEAVFVFPLPGDAAVCHFSATVGQTEIVAEVKEKQRAREEYDDALSSGQQAFLLEESEQSPDVFSLSVGSLPPGESASIRLEYVTELAVQADEGLRFLLPAVLNPRYQPQGSVGSEGSNVQVTSVPASLVPYTLSFSARVSSPRPVSKVESSSPLDPVQYLNTEQTQATVKLAAGHKFDRDVQLLIYYKDAHQPSAVVEAGQASSQPGSLMGDSVVMLSLYPEFPQAVMSSVASSGEFVFLLDRSGSMHGQRIKNARDTLLLLLKSLPLGCYFNIYSFGSSFEHIFPKSEEYNQKTMEEALKKVEEMEANLGGTEILEPLKHIYRQPSIPSQPRQLFVFTDGEVGNTKEVINLVKQNSASHRCFSFGIGEGASSALINGLAKEGGGHAQFITGADRMQPKVMQSLRFALQPSVVDVSVKWDLPSGVSVTALSPPIAAVFQGQRSLVYAQFTGQSSEASEGCVTVAYSLAGHPSQTQLHFSLKPAKDSGLTVHRLAARTVIRSLEMEVREPGGQEDAGGKKKVVELSVQSGVSSVFTAFIAVNKSNSEAIQGPLLRRRIPTPISSNGDGGLKSPTSAMTLSGWLKEKCAGLMGLAFGQTSCSMDRQRAGGMPELPQMSPMMDQSDTLESCRPKQPPRDPLLQLVSLQKASGCWLLDPHLAAALGKTSEEVEKPKPASVKQDVWATILALIWLHGFKMDAQEEWELLAMKAVSWLRAQKASLVTECVEAGNALLGCNVQKDAVGL, encoded by the exons ATGATGGTGAGCTGCTGTGGTCTAATAACCTCTCAGAAGGAACCAG TTCCTCTGAAGAGCgtggaggtggagctggaggtgaaggaccACGTGGCTACTGTGGTCTCCACTCTGAACTACCACAACCAGGAAGACAAACCACTGGAGGCTGTCTTTGTCTTCCCCCTGCCTGGAGATGCTGCCGTCTGTCATTTCAGCGCCACTGTTGGACAGACGGAGATAGTggcggaggtgaaggagaaacaGCGG GCCCGTGAGGAGTACGACGACGCTCTGAGCTCCGGTCAGCAGGCCTTCCTGTTGGAGGAGAGCGAGCAGAGTCCAGATGTATTCTCTCTGAGTGTGGGCAGTCTGCCTCCAGGAGAGAGCGCCTCCATCAGGCTGGAGTACGTCACTGAGCTGGCTGTGCAGGCCGATGAAGGGCTGAGGTTCCTACTGCCCGCTGTGCTCAACCCTCGCTACCAACCTCAGG GGAGCGTTGGTAGTGAAGGGTCCAACGTCCAGGTGACCTCTGTTCCAGCCTCTCTAGTGCCCTacactctgtctttctctgcccGAGTGTCCTCTCCTCGTCCCGTCTCCAAAGTAGAGTCCAGCTCTCCCCTGGACCCTGTGCAGTACCTCAACACAGAGCAAACCCAGGCCACG GTCAAGTTGGCTGCAGGACACAAGTTTGACAGAGATGTTCAACTGCTGATTTATTACAAAGACGCCCACCAGCCCTCTGCGGTGGTGGAGGCAGGACAGGCCTCTTCCCAGCCTG GCTCTCTGATGGGTGATTCAGTAGTGATGCTGAGCCTGTACCCAGAGTTCCCTCAGGCTGTGATGTCCTCAGTGGCTTCATCTGGAGAGTTTGTCTTCTTATTGGATCGATCTGGCAGTATGCATGGACAGCGTATAAAGAATGCCAGG GACACTCTGCTGCTCCTGTTGAAGAGCCTGCCGCTCGGCTGCTATTTCAACATCTACAGTTTCGGGTCCAGCTTTGAACACATCTTCCC TAAGAGTGAAGAGTACAACCAGAAGACCATGGAAGAGGCTCTGAAGAAAGTGGAAGAGATGGAGGCTAATCTGGGAGGAACTGAGATCCTTGAGCCacttaaacacatttacagacagcCCTCCATTCCCAGTCAACCTCGacaa CTATTTGTCTTTACTGACGGAGAGGTGGGGAACACAAAAGAAGTCATAAATCTGGTGAAGCAGAATTCAGCCTCCCACAG GTGTTTCTCCTTTGGGATCGGGGAAGGGGCCAGTTCTGCTCTCATCAACGGGTTGGCcaaagaaggaggaggccaCGCTCAGTTCATCACAGGGGCCGACAGGATGCAGCCCAAA GTGATGCAGTCGCTGCGGTTCGCTCTGCAACCGTCCGTGGTGGACGTCTCAGTCAAGTGGGATCTGCCGAGCGGAGTCTCTGTCACCGCTCTCTCTCCACCGATCGCAGCAGTTTtccagggtcaaaggtcactggttTACGCCCAGTTCACTGGACAG AGTTCGGAGGCGTCAGAGGGCTGTGTGACGGTAGCCTACAGCCTGGCAGGTCATCCCTCTCAGACCCAGCTCCACTTCAGTCTCAAACCTGCAAAGGACTCTGG acTAACGGTCCACAGGTTGGCCGCTCGGACCGTGATCCGCTCTCTGGAGATGGAGGTGAGAGAACCTGGAGGACAGGAAGACgcaggagggaagaagaaggTGGTGGAGCTCAGCGTCCAATCAGGAGTGAGCAGTGTCTTCACCGCCTTCATTGCCGTCAACAAATCCAACAGCGAAGCTATTCAAGGACCTCTGCTGCGCAGAAGGATTCCAACACCCA TCAGTAGTAATGGAGATGGCGGCTTAAAGTCACCTACCTCGGCGATGACACTGTCTGGTTGGCTCAAGGAAAAGTGTGCTGGCC TGATGGGGCTTGCCTTTGGTCAAACGTCCTGTTCGATGGATA GGCAGAGGGCAGGTGGTATGCCGGAGCTTCCTCAGATGTCTCCTA TGATGGACCAAAGTGACACACTTG AAAGCTGTCGGCCCAAACAGCCCCCCAGAGACCCTTTGCTGCAGCTGGTCTCCCTGCAGAAGGCGTCTGGCTGCTGGTTGCTGGATCCACATCTGGCTGCTGCACTGGGGAAGACCagcgaggaggtggagaagcccAAGCCTGCATCG GTCAAGCAGGACGTGTGGGCCACCATTCTGGCTCTGATCTGGCTTCATGGTTTCAAGATGGATGCTCAGGAGGAGTGGGAGCTTCTGGCTATGAAGGCTGTGTCCTGGCTGCGAGCTCAGAAAG CATCATTGGTGACAGAGTGTGTGGAAGCAGGAAATGCTCTGTTGGGTTGCAACGTGCAGAAAGACGCCGTGGGGCTCTGA
- the LOC120826823 gene encoding von Willebrand factor A domain-containing protein 5A isoform X3 produces MMVSCCGLITSQKEPVPLKSVEVELEVKDHVATVVSTLNYHNQEDKPLEAVFVFPLPGDAAVCHFSATVGQTEIVAEVKEKQRAREEYDDALSSGQQAFLLEESEQSPDVFSLSVGSLPPGESASIRLEYVTELAVQADEGLRFLLPAVLNPRYQPQGSVGSEGSNVQVTSVPASLVPYTLSFSARVSSPRPVSKVESSSPLDPVQYLNTEQTQATVKLAAGHKFDRDVQLLIYYKDAHQPSAVVEAGQASSQPGSLMGDSVVMLSLYPEFPQAVMSSVASSGEFVFLLDRSGSMHGQRIKNARDTLLLLLKSLPLGCYFNIYSFGSSFEHIFPKSEEYNQKTMEEALKKVEEMEANLGGTEILEPLKHIYRQPSIPSQPRQLFVFTDGEVGNTKEVINLVKQNSASHRCFSFGIGEGASSALINGLAKEGGGHAQFITGADRMQPKVMQSLRFALQPSVVDVSVKWDLPSGVSVTALSPPIAAVFQGQRSLVYAQFTGQSSEASEGCVTVAYSLAGHPSQTQLHFSLKPAKDSGLTVHRLAARTVIRSLEMEVREPGGQEDAGGKKKVVELSVQSGVSSVFTAFIAVNKSNSEAIQGPLLRRRIPTPMMRGCMVGIKISSMRISSNGDGGLKSPTSAMTLSGWLKEKCAGLMGLAFGQTSCSMDMMDQSDTLESCRPKQPPRDPLLQLVSLQKASGCWLLDPHLAAALGKTSEEVEKPKPASVKQDVWATILALIWLHGFKMDAQEEWELLAMKAVSWLRAQKASLVTECVEAGNALLGCNVQKDAVGL; encoded by the exons ATGATGGTGAGCTGCTGTGGTCTAATAACCTCTCAGAAGGAACCAG TTCCTCTGAAGAGCgtggaggtggagctggaggtgaaggaccACGTGGCTACTGTGGTCTCCACTCTGAACTACCACAACCAGGAAGACAAACCACTGGAGGCTGTCTTTGTCTTCCCCCTGCCTGGAGATGCTGCCGTCTGTCATTTCAGCGCCACTGTTGGACAGACGGAGATAGTggcggaggtgaaggagaaacaGCGG GCCCGTGAGGAGTACGACGACGCTCTGAGCTCCGGTCAGCAGGCCTTCCTGTTGGAGGAGAGCGAGCAGAGTCCAGATGTATTCTCTCTGAGTGTGGGCAGTCTGCCTCCAGGAGAGAGCGCCTCCATCAGGCTGGAGTACGTCACTGAGCTGGCTGTGCAGGCCGATGAAGGGCTGAGGTTCCTACTGCCCGCTGTGCTCAACCCTCGCTACCAACCTCAGG GGAGCGTTGGTAGTGAAGGGTCCAACGTCCAGGTGACCTCTGTTCCAGCCTCTCTAGTGCCCTacactctgtctttctctgcccGAGTGTCCTCTCCTCGTCCCGTCTCCAAAGTAGAGTCCAGCTCTCCCCTGGACCCTGTGCAGTACCTCAACACAGAGCAAACCCAGGCCACG GTCAAGTTGGCTGCAGGACACAAGTTTGACAGAGATGTTCAACTGCTGATTTATTACAAAGACGCCCACCAGCCCTCTGCGGTGGTGGAGGCAGGACAGGCCTCTTCCCAGCCTG GCTCTCTGATGGGTGATTCAGTAGTGATGCTGAGCCTGTACCCAGAGTTCCCTCAGGCTGTGATGTCCTCAGTGGCTTCATCTGGAGAGTTTGTCTTCTTATTGGATCGATCTGGCAGTATGCATGGACAGCGTATAAAGAATGCCAGG GACACTCTGCTGCTCCTGTTGAAGAGCCTGCCGCTCGGCTGCTATTTCAACATCTACAGTTTCGGGTCCAGCTTTGAACACATCTTCCC TAAGAGTGAAGAGTACAACCAGAAGACCATGGAAGAGGCTCTGAAGAAAGTGGAAGAGATGGAGGCTAATCTGGGAGGAACTGAGATCCTTGAGCCacttaaacacatttacagacagcCCTCCATTCCCAGTCAACCTCGacaa CTATTTGTCTTTACTGACGGAGAGGTGGGGAACACAAAAGAAGTCATAAATCTGGTGAAGCAGAATTCAGCCTCCCACAG GTGTTTCTCCTTTGGGATCGGGGAAGGGGCCAGTTCTGCTCTCATCAACGGGTTGGCcaaagaaggaggaggccaCGCTCAGTTCATCACAGGGGCCGACAGGATGCAGCCCAAA GTGATGCAGTCGCTGCGGTTCGCTCTGCAACCGTCCGTGGTGGACGTCTCAGTCAAGTGGGATCTGCCGAGCGGAGTCTCTGTCACCGCTCTCTCTCCACCGATCGCAGCAGTTTtccagggtcaaaggtcactggttTACGCCCAGTTCACTGGACAG AGTTCGGAGGCGTCAGAGGGCTGTGTGACGGTAGCCTACAGCCTGGCAGGTCATCCCTCTCAGACCCAGCTCCACTTCAGTCTCAAACCTGCAAAGGACTCTGG acTAACGGTCCACAGGTTGGCCGCTCGGACCGTGATCCGCTCTCTGGAGATGGAGGTGAGAGAACCTGGAGGACAGGAAGACgcaggagggaagaagaaggTGGTGGAGCTCAGCGTCCAATCAGGAGTGAGCAGTGTCTTCACCGCCTTCATTGCCGTCAACAAATCCAACAGCGAAGCTATTCAAGGACCTCTGCTGCGCAGAAGGATTCCAACACCCA tGATGAGGGGCTGCATGGTTGGTATTAAGATTTCTTCGATGAGAA TCAGTAGTAATGGAGATGGCGGCTTAAAGTCACCTACCTCGGCGATGACACTGTCTGGTTGGCTCAAGGAAAAGTGTGCTGGCC TGATGGGGCTTGCCTTTGGTCAAACGTCCTGTTCGATGGATA TGATGGACCAAAGTGACACACTTG AAAGCTGTCGGCCCAAACAGCCCCCCAGAGACCCTTTGCTGCAGCTGGTCTCCCTGCAGAAGGCGTCTGGCTGCTGGTTGCTGGATCCACATCTGGCTGCTGCACTGGGGAAGACCagcgaggaggtggagaagcccAAGCCTGCATCG GTCAAGCAGGACGTGTGGGCCACCATTCTGGCTCTGATCTGGCTTCATGGTTTCAAGATGGATGCTCAGGAGGAGTGGGAGCTTCTGGCTATGAAGGCTGTGTCCTGGCTGCGAGCTCAGAAAG CATCATTGGTGACAGAGTGTGTGGAAGCAGGAAATGCTCTGTTGGGTTGCAACGTGCAGAAAGACGCCGTGGGGCTCTGA
- the LOC120826823 gene encoding von Willebrand factor A domain-containing protein 5A isoform X1, whose translation MMVSCCGLITSQKEPVPLKSVEVELEVKDHVATVVSTLNYHNQEDKPLEAVFVFPLPGDAAVCHFSATVGQTEIVAEVKEKQRAREEYDDALSSGQQAFLLEESEQSPDVFSLSVGSLPPGESASIRLEYVTELAVQADEGLRFLLPAVLNPRYQPQGSVGSEGSNVQVTSVPASLVPYTLSFSARVSSPRPVSKVESSSPLDPVQYLNTEQTQATVKLAAGHKFDRDVQLLIYYKDAHQPSAVVEAGQASSQPGSLMGDSVVMLSLYPEFPQAVMSSVASSGEFVFLLDRSGSMHGQRIKNARDTLLLLLKSLPLGCYFNIYSFGSSFEHIFPKSEEYNQKTMEEALKKVEEMEANLGGTEILEPLKHIYRQPSIPSQPRQLFVFTDGEVGNTKEVINLVKQNSASHRCFSFGIGEGASSALINGLAKEGGGHAQFITGADRMQPKVMQSLRFALQPSVVDVSVKWDLPSGVSVTALSPPIAAVFQGQRSLVYAQFTGQSSEASEGCVTVAYSLAGHPSQTQLHFSLKPAKDSGLTVHRLAARTVIRSLEMEVREPGGQEDAGGKKKVVELSVQSGVSSVFTAFIAVNKSNSEAIQGPLLRRRIPTPMMRGCMVGIKISSMRISSNGDGGLKSPTSAMTLSGWLKEKCAGLMGLAFGQTSCSMDRQRAGGMPELPQMSPMMDQSDTLESCRPKQPPRDPLLQLVSLQKASGCWLLDPHLAAALGKTSEEVEKPKPASVKQDVWATILALIWLHGFKMDAQEEWELLAMKAVSWLRAQKASLVTECVEAGNALLGCNVQKDAVGL comes from the exons ATGATGGTGAGCTGCTGTGGTCTAATAACCTCTCAGAAGGAACCAG TTCCTCTGAAGAGCgtggaggtggagctggaggtgaaggaccACGTGGCTACTGTGGTCTCCACTCTGAACTACCACAACCAGGAAGACAAACCACTGGAGGCTGTCTTTGTCTTCCCCCTGCCTGGAGATGCTGCCGTCTGTCATTTCAGCGCCACTGTTGGACAGACGGAGATAGTggcggaggtgaaggagaaacaGCGG GCCCGTGAGGAGTACGACGACGCTCTGAGCTCCGGTCAGCAGGCCTTCCTGTTGGAGGAGAGCGAGCAGAGTCCAGATGTATTCTCTCTGAGTGTGGGCAGTCTGCCTCCAGGAGAGAGCGCCTCCATCAGGCTGGAGTACGTCACTGAGCTGGCTGTGCAGGCCGATGAAGGGCTGAGGTTCCTACTGCCCGCTGTGCTCAACCCTCGCTACCAACCTCAGG GGAGCGTTGGTAGTGAAGGGTCCAACGTCCAGGTGACCTCTGTTCCAGCCTCTCTAGTGCCCTacactctgtctttctctgcccGAGTGTCCTCTCCTCGTCCCGTCTCCAAAGTAGAGTCCAGCTCTCCCCTGGACCCTGTGCAGTACCTCAACACAGAGCAAACCCAGGCCACG GTCAAGTTGGCTGCAGGACACAAGTTTGACAGAGATGTTCAACTGCTGATTTATTACAAAGACGCCCACCAGCCCTCTGCGGTGGTGGAGGCAGGACAGGCCTCTTCCCAGCCTG GCTCTCTGATGGGTGATTCAGTAGTGATGCTGAGCCTGTACCCAGAGTTCCCTCAGGCTGTGATGTCCTCAGTGGCTTCATCTGGAGAGTTTGTCTTCTTATTGGATCGATCTGGCAGTATGCATGGACAGCGTATAAAGAATGCCAGG GACACTCTGCTGCTCCTGTTGAAGAGCCTGCCGCTCGGCTGCTATTTCAACATCTACAGTTTCGGGTCCAGCTTTGAACACATCTTCCC TAAGAGTGAAGAGTACAACCAGAAGACCATGGAAGAGGCTCTGAAGAAAGTGGAAGAGATGGAGGCTAATCTGGGAGGAACTGAGATCCTTGAGCCacttaaacacatttacagacagcCCTCCATTCCCAGTCAACCTCGacaa CTATTTGTCTTTACTGACGGAGAGGTGGGGAACACAAAAGAAGTCATAAATCTGGTGAAGCAGAATTCAGCCTCCCACAG GTGTTTCTCCTTTGGGATCGGGGAAGGGGCCAGTTCTGCTCTCATCAACGGGTTGGCcaaagaaggaggaggccaCGCTCAGTTCATCACAGGGGCCGACAGGATGCAGCCCAAA GTGATGCAGTCGCTGCGGTTCGCTCTGCAACCGTCCGTGGTGGACGTCTCAGTCAAGTGGGATCTGCCGAGCGGAGTCTCTGTCACCGCTCTCTCTCCACCGATCGCAGCAGTTTtccagggtcaaaggtcactggttTACGCCCAGTTCACTGGACAG AGTTCGGAGGCGTCAGAGGGCTGTGTGACGGTAGCCTACAGCCTGGCAGGTCATCCCTCTCAGACCCAGCTCCACTTCAGTCTCAAACCTGCAAAGGACTCTGG acTAACGGTCCACAGGTTGGCCGCTCGGACCGTGATCCGCTCTCTGGAGATGGAGGTGAGAGAACCTGGAGGACAGGAAGACgcaggagggaagaagaaggTGGTGGAGCTCAGCGTCCAATCAGGAGTGAGCAGTGTCTTCACCGCCTTCATTGCCGTCAACAAATCCAACAGCGAAGCTATTCAAGGACCTCTGCTGCGCAGAAGGATTCCAACACCCA tGATGAGGGGCTGCATGGTTGGTATTAAGATTTCTTCGATGAGAA TCAGTAGTAATGGAGATGGCGGCTTAAAGTCACCTACCTCGGCGATGACACTGTCTGGTTGGCTCAAGGAAAAGTGTGCTGGCC TGATGGGGCTTGCCTTTGGTCAAACGTCCTGTTCGATGGATA GGCAGAGGGCAGGTGGTATGCCGGAGCTTCCTCAGATGTCTCCTA TGATGGACCAAAGTGACACACTTG AAAGCTGTCGGCCCAAACAGCCCCCCAGAGACCCTTTGCTGCAGCTGGTCTCCCTGCAGAAGGCGTCTGGCTGCTGGTTGCTGGATCCACATCTGGCTGCTGCACTGGGGAAGACCagcgaggaggtggagaagcccAAGCCTGCATCG GTCAAGCAGGACGTGTGGGCCACCATTCTGGCTCTGATCTGGCTTCATGGTTTCAAGATGGATGCTCAGGAGGAGTGGGAGCTTCTGGCTATGAAGGCTGTGTCCTGGCTGCGAGCTCAGAAAG CATCATTGGTGACAGAGTGTGTGGAAGCAGGAAATGCTCTGTTGGGTTGCAACGTGCAGAAAGACGCCGTGGGGCTCTGA